The proteins below come from a single Dendropsophus ebraccatus isolate aDenEbr1 chromosome 15, aDenEbr1.pat, whole genome shotgun sequence genomic window:
- the ATF3 gene encoding cyclic AMP-dependent transcription factor ATF-3: MMLQHPGQGSAAEVSASAIVPCLSPTMTFAFEDFTNLTPLVKEELRFAIQSKRLATRPPCSLDNVVVADGPIEMTIAKMEFVPEEDERKKRRRERNKVAAAKCRNKKKEKTESLQKESEKLESINAELKAQIEELKNEKQHLIYMLNLHRPTCIVRAQNGRTPEDERNLFIQQIKEGTLQNLVSEGVN, encoded by the exons ATGATGCtccagcacccaggacaaggctcTGCAGCCGAGGTCAGCGCCTCTGCCATTGTCCCCTGTCTGTCACCCACCATGACCTTTGCCTTCGAAGACTTCACCAACTTGACGCCGCTTGTTAAAGAAGAACTCCGGTTTGCCATCCAGAGCAAGCGCCTCGCCACCCGGCCACCTTGCAGCCTGGACAACGTGGTGGTGGCCGACGGGCCGATAGAAATGACCATTGCCAAGATGGAG TTTGTTCCAGAAGAAGATGAAAGGAAAAAGAGGAGAAGAGAACGGAACAAGGTGGCAGCTGCCAAGTGTCGAAACAAAAAGAAAGAGAAGACAGAAAGTTTACAGAAG GAGTCAGAAAAACTGGAATCCATCAATGCAGAACTGAAAGCCCAGATTGAGGAACTGAAGAACGAGAAGCAGCACTTAATCTACATGCTGAACCTCCACCGACCCACCTGCATAGTCCGAGCCCAGAACGGCCGGACGCCGGAGGACGAGCGCAACCTCTTCATTCAGCAAATCAAAGAAGGAACCCTGCAGAACTTAGTGAGCGAGGGTGTGAACTGA